A region of Edaphobacter acidisoli DNA encodes the following proteins:
- a CDS encoding lmo0937 family membrane protein, whose product MLWTLFVILLIAWLVGFIGFHVVAWYIHILLIIALIVLVLQLVSGRRGTPL is encoded by the coding sequence ATGCTTTGGACTCTATTCGTGATTCTGCTCATAGCGTGGTTGGTGGGATTTATCGGTTTCCATGTAGTGGCTTGGTATATCCACATTCTCCTCATCATTGCATTGATTGTCCTGGTTCTGCAGCTTGTCTCGGGAAGGAGAGGGACACCCCTGTAA
- a CDS encoding YciE/YciF ferroxidase family protein encodes MSVQTIDDLMVDELRDLYSAEKQITKALPKMAKAASSDDLRQAFESHLEETHSHVARLETIFESLGKDTKGKTCDGMKGILSEGSDLIGEIDKGEVLDAGLIAAAQRVEHYEMAGYGSVRAIAELLGRAQVVDLLQATLDEEKAADKKLTQISIAVNTQAQRAA; translated from the coding sequence ATGAGCGTACAAACGATAGATGACCTTATGGTCGATGAATTAAGAGATCTGTATTCCGCTGAGAAACAAATTACAAAAGCATTGCCCAAGATGGCGAAAGCTGCTTCCTCCGACGACCTCCGCCAGGCATTCGAGAGCCATCTTGAAGAAACGCATAGTCATGTCGCGCGACTTGAGACGATCTTTGAAAGCCTTGGCAAAGACACCAAAGGTAAAACTTGTGATGGGATGAAGGGCATCTTGTCCGAAGGGTCTGATCTCATCGGTGAGATAGATAAAGGCGAGGTGCTTGATGCCGGACTCATCGCAGCGGCCCAGCGAGTAGAGCACTACGAGATGGCAGGGTATGGCTCAGTTCGCGCAATCGCTGAATTGCTGGGCCGAGCTCAAGTCGTCGACCTGCTACAAGCAACGCTTGACGAGGAAAAGGCTGCGGACAAGAAACTTACTCAGATTTCGATCGCTGTGAATACACAGGCCCAGAGGGCAGCATAA
- a CDS encoding inorganic diphosphatase, which yields MSKSRTVANPSKLKPIDKREGILRVIVETPKGSRNKFAFDPGQGIFALTKVLPAGMVFPYDFGFLPRTRAQDGDPIDVLLLMDEPAFPGCAVRARLVGVIEGQQLDGKKRIRNDRLLAVAEVNHSYANIRKLKDFPPRFLRELEEFFVSYHELEGKKYELLGCKGARSALSLIKQAKRAR from the coding sequence ATGTCAAAGAGCAGGACGGTGGCTAACCCTTCGAAATTGAAGCCAATCGACAAGAGGGAAGGGATTCTGCGAGTCATCGTAGAAACACCGAAGGGCAGCCGGAACAAGTTTGCTTTTGATCCTGGTCAAGGCATTTTTGCACTGACGAAAGTTCTACCGGCAGGAATGGTATTTCCTTATGATTTCGGATTCCTGCCGCGGACCCGCGCTCAAGATGGTGACCCAATCGACGTTCTCTTGCTCATGGATGAGCCTGCATTTCCTGGATGTGCAGTCCGCGCACGTCTTGTAGGCGTGATCGAGGGCCAGCAGCTCGACGGGAAGAAGAGGATTCGTAATGATCGCCTTCTGGCTGTCGCGGAAGTAAACCATAGCTACGCCAATATTCGAAAATTGAAGGATTTTCCGCCACGATTTCTCCGTGAGCTCGAAGAGTTTTTCGTCAGTTACCACGAGTTGGAGGGCAAGAAATATGAACTGCTAGGTTGCAAGGGAGCTCGGTCCGCCCTGAGCCTCATCAAGCAAGCTAAGAGGGCCAGGTAG
- a CDS encoding DUF3309 family protein has translation MIILLIILLLLLIGAIPTWPYSRNWGMYPSGGLGLILLIVLVLVLLRVI, from the coding sequence ATGATCATACTCTTGATAATTCTTTTATTGCTGTTGATCGGAGCCATTCCAACATGGCCATATAGCCGCAATTGGGGGATGTACCCCAGCGGAGGATTGGGGCTGATCCTTCTAATCGTCTTAGTTTTAGTCTTGCTGCGGGTGATCTAG